The following proteins are co-located in the Triticum aestivum cultivar Chinese Spring chromosome 1A, IWGSC CS RefSeq v2.1, whole genome shotgun sequence genome:
- the LOC123189229 gene encoding dihydrolipoyl dehydrogenase 1, mitochondrial, with amino-acid sequence MALAILARRRAAEAVARRAHAPGAAALSAWRAYAAAAEESDVVVVGGGPGGYVAAIKAAQLGLKTTCIEKRGTLGGTCLNVGCIPSKALLHSSHMYHEAKTSFAHHGVKISNLEVDLPAMMAQKDKAVAGLTKGIEGLFKKNKVTYVKGFGKLTSPSEVSVDLVDGGNTVVKGKNIIIATGSDVKSLPGITIDEKKIVSSTGALCLSGIPKKMVVIGAGYIGLEMGSVWNRLGTEVTVVEFAPDIVPSMDGEIRKQFQRMLQKQKMKFMLKTKVVGVDTSGDGVKLTLEPATGGEQSILEADIVLVSAGRTPYTAGLGLDAIGVEMDKAGRILVDKRFMTNVSGVYAIGDAIPGPMLAHKAEEDGVACVEFLAGKEGHVDYDLVPGVVYTHPEVASVGKTEEQVKASGIAYRVGKFPLMANSRAKAIDDAEGMVKVVADKETDKILGVHIMAQNAGEIIHEAVLALQYGASSEDVARICHAHPTVSEALKEACLQTHSKAIHI; translated from the exons ATGGCGCTGGCTATCCTGGCGAggcggagggcggcggaggccgtgGCGCGGCGGGCGCACGcccccggggcggcggcgctgtccgCGTGGAGGGcgtacgcggcggcggcggaggagagcgACGTCGTGGTGgtcggcggcgggccgggagggtACGTGGCGGCCATCAAGGCGGCGCAGCTGGGGCTCAAGACCACCTGCATCGAGAAGCGGGGCACCCTCGGCGGCACCTGCCTCAACGTCGGCTGCATCCCCTCCAAG GCTCTGTTGCACTCTTCTCATATGTACCATGAAGCAAAGACTTCTTTTGCACACCATGGAGTGAAAATCTCTAATCTGGAAGTGGATCTCCCAGCCATGATGGCGCAGAAAGACAAGGCCGTGGCCGGGTTAACAAAAGGAATCGAAGGCCTCTTTAAGAAGAACAAAGTGACATATGTCAAAGGCTTTGGGAAACTTACTTCCCCTTCAGAAGTATCGGTTGATTTGGTTGATGGTGGCAACACTGTTGTCAAAGGAAAGAACATCATCATTGCCACTGGATCTGATGTAAAATCACTTCCTGGGATCACAATTGATGAGAAGAAGATTGTCTCATCTACTGGCGCCCTGTGCTTGTCAGGTATCCCAAAGAAAATGGTTGTCATTGGAGCTGGTTACATTGGCCTGGAAATGGGTTCAGTCTGGAACCGTCTTGGGACAGAGGTCACTGTTGTTGAATTTGCTCCAGACATAGTCCCATCAATGGATGGTGAAATCAGGAAGCAGTTCCAGCGCATGCTGCAGAAGCAGAAGATGAAGTTTATGCTCAAGACAAAGGTGGTCGGAGTtgatacctctggagacggggtgAAGCTAACACTTGAGCCTGCAACTGGTGGTGAGCAGAGCATCCTTGAAGCAGACATCGTTCTAGTCTCTGCTGGGAGGACCCCATATACCGCCGGGCTTGGGCTGGATGCCATTGGGGTTGAGATGGACAAGGCTGGCAGGATCCTCGTTGATAAGCGGTTCATGACCAATGTGAGTGGAGTGTATGCGATTGGCGATGCCATCCCTGGGCCCATGCTTGCCCACAAAGCTGAAGAGGATGGCGTGGCATGTGTCGAGTTCCTTGCTGGCAAGGAAGGTCACGTTGACTATGATTTGGTGCCTGGTGTGGTCTACACACATCCAGAGGTGGCATCCGTCGGGAAGACGGAGGAGCAGGTGAAGGCCTCAGGAATTGCCTACCGAGTTGGCAAATTCCCGCTGATGGCAAACAGCCGTGCGAAGGCTATTGATGATGCCGAGGGGATGGTTAAGGTGGTGGCTGACAAGGAAACCGACAAGATTCTTGGCGTGCACATAATGGCGCAGAATGCTGGAGAGATCATCCATGAAGCTGTGCTTGCCCTACAGTATGGAGCATCCAGCGAGGATGTTGCCCGAATATGCCATGCACATCCCACTGTGAGTGAAGCCCTCAAGGAGGCTTGCTTGCAAACCCATTCTAAGGCCATCCACAtatga